The Vespa velutina chromosome 4, iVesVel2.1, whole genome shotgun sequence genome has a window encoding:
- the LOC124948338 gene encoding kinesin-like protein unc-104 isoform X1 produces MSSVKVAVRVRPFNNREISREAQCIIEMSGSTTSIVNPKAPAGSKDAIKSFNYDYSYFSMDPSDSNYSSQIMVYKDIGEEMLEHAFEGYNVCIFAYGQTGAGKSYTMMGKQEEGQEGIIPQICKDLFRKISRNSSEQLKYSVEVSYMEIYCERVRDLLNPKNKGNLRVREHPLLGPYVEDLSKLAVMSYQDIHDLIDEGNKARTVAATNMNETSSRSHAVFTIFFTQQRQDSTTGLATEKVSKISLVDLAGSERADSTGAKGTRLKEGANINKSLTTLGKVISALAEIAATKKKKKADFIPYRDSVLTWLLRENLGGNSKTAMIAAVSPADINYDETLSTLRYADRAKQIVCKAVVNEDANAKLIRELKEEIQKLRELLKQEGIDVQEGPDGKVTYEKKEHRDEIIRTNKREDDYKESRSRIPSHTTSTIAEEAVDQLQASEKLIAELNETWEEKLKRTESIRLQREAVFAEMGVAVKEDGVTVGVFSPKKTPHLVNLNEDPLMSECLIYYIKDGFTRIGSAEANIPQDIQLCGPHILSEHCVFENHEGVITLMPKKDALIYVNGREITEPIVLKTGSRVILGKNHVFRFNHPDQVRERREKNSPAETPGNGETVDWNFAQIELLEKQGIDLKLEMEKRLLVLEEQFRKEKEEADQFFEEQRKSYEARIDALQKQVEEQSMTMSMYSSYTPEDFNNTEEDIFVNPLFDAESNWTERDFQLAAWAFRKWKYHQFTSLRDDLWGNAIFLKEANAISVELKKKVQFQFTLLTDTLYSPLPVDLLPIATDGEEEEERPFPRTIVAVEVQDTKNGATHYWTLEKLRLRLELMREMYHNEAELSPTSPDFNIETITGGDPFYDRFPWFRMVGRSFVYLSNLMYPVPLIHKVAIVNEKGDVKGYLRVAVQGVVGEENSEYSSGVRQSAHISFEDDLFGGHKHNKRNTLLAQTLEKNRQILMNDDRVIGHNELHKDLKDEDDICDADSGRGDSSVSSDMKEEDLPDHLQLGAEFTFRVTVLQAMGISTEYADIFCQFNFLHRHDEAFSTEPAKNTTKGNPPGFYHVQNITVTVTKSFLEYLKSQPIVFEIFGHYQQHPLHKDAKLEYVRQPPKRMLPPSIPISQPVRSPKFGSVLPSPSTSHVHAKYDVLVWFEICELAPNGEYVPSVVDHSDDLPCRGLFLLHQGIQRRIRITIVHEPASELRWKDVRELVVGRIRNTPEPEEEDNDSSVLSLGLFPGEYLEVPGDDRCMFRFEAAWDSSLHNSALLNRVTSYGEQIFMTISAYLELENCGRPAIITKDLSMIIYGRDARVGPRSLKHLFSGSYRNQEANRLSGVYELVLRRSSEAGSPGVQRRQRRVLDTSSTYVRGEENLHGWRPRGDSLIFDHQWELEKLTRLEEVERVRHTLLLREKLGIDKMPMCNKPLHDFTKSEKEVCNMVAKATNESHASPVKLKRSTSKDVYEPWEMTDRERELATKYIKLIQGRIPSKEPILLSDVSPGEDTIGDMSASMLSSVLSSSSQELSSPERAKLQELQESILASETIGQSCTAPAPMGSSSPSKENLVLYVPEVEEIRISPVIARKGYLNVLEHKTNGWKKRWVAVRRPYVLIFREEKDPVERALINLATAQVEYSEDQLAMVKVPNTFSVVTKHRGYLLQTLGDKEVYDWLYAINPLLAGQIRSKLARKGPVTRSLNNVSPTGVTSASEQQSNQTK; encoded by the exons atgtCGTCGGTGAAAGTAGCGGTGAGGGTTCGACCCTTTAACAATCGTGAAATTTCACGAGAAGCACAATGCATCATTGAAATGTCAGGAAGTACTACTT CAATAGTAAATCCAAAAGCACCTGCAGGCAGTAAGGATGCAATAAAAAGCTTCAATTATGATTATTCGTACTTTTCCATGGAC CCAAGCGATTCTAATTATTCTTCGCAAATTATGGTCTATAAGGACATAGGCGAGGAAATGTTAGAACATGCATTTGAag GCTACAATGTTTGTATATTTGCTTATGGACAGACCGGTGCTGGAAAGTCTTATACAATGATGGGAAAACAGGAGGAGGGTCAAGAGGGTATTATACCTCAAATTTGTAAGGATTTATTCCGTAAGATCAGTCGAAACTCGTCcgaacaattaaaatattcggtTGAGGTAAGCTACATGGAGATTTATTGTGAGAGGGTTAGGGATTTGTTAAATCCAAAGAACAAAGGAAATTTACGTGTACGAGAGCATCCTCTTCTTGGACCATACGTCGAGGATCTTTCAAAATTAGCAGTGATGTCATATCAAGACATTCACGATCTCATAGACGAAGGAAATAAAGCTAG AACGGTCGCAGCCACAAACATGAACGAGACATCCAGCAGATCGCACGCGGtctttacaattttcttcaCACAACAAAGACAAGATTCAACGACCGGATTAGCGACAGAGAAAGTTAGTAAAATATCACTTGTCGATCTGGCAGGTTCTGAAAGGGCCGATTCAACTGGTGCAAAGGGTACAAGATTGAAGGAAGgtgcaaatataaataagagtCTTACTACACTCGGAAAAGTTATCAGCGCATTGGCCGAGATC GCG gctacaaagaaaaaaaagaaggcagATTTCATCCCCTACAGAGACTCAGTTCTAACATGGTTATTACGTGAAAATCTTGGTGGTAATTCGAAGACCGCAATGATAGCAGCAGTTAGTCCAGCCGACATCAATTACGATGAAACTTTATCGACATTGag ATACGCGGATCGGGCGAAACAAATCGTTTGCAAAGCCGTGGTCAACGAGGATGCGAACGCTAAACTCATTCGAGAGCTCAAAGAAGAAATACAGAAATTACGTGAACTACTCAAACAAGAAGGGATCGACGTACAAGAAG GGCCAGATGGCAAAGTCacttatgaaaagaaagagcatA GGGATGAGATCattcgaacgaataaacgCGAGGACGATTACAAAGAATCACGTTCAAGAATTCCCTCACACACAACTTCGACTATTGCCGAAGAAGCGGTTGATCAGTTGCAAGCATCAGAAAAATTAATAGCCG aattaaatgaaacgtgggaagaaaaattgaagagaACGGAATCGATTAGACTCCAACGCGAAGCTGTTTTCGCTGAGATGGGTGTAGCAGTTAAAGAGGATGGCGTTACAGTTGGTGTATTTTCCCCGAAGAAGACACCACACTTGGTTAATCTAAACGAGGATCCATTGATGTCCGAgtgtcttatttattatataaaggaTGGTTTCACGCGTATCGGTAGCGCCGAAGCTAATATACCACAGGATATACAACTTTGCGGTCCTCATATATTGAGCGAGCATTGCGTATTTGAAAATCACGAGGGTGTAATTACTCTGATGCCTAAGAAGGATGCATTGATTTATGTAAATGGTCGTGAAATAACCGAACCGATCGTACTTAAAACTGGATCGCGCGTTATCCTTGGGAAAAATCATGTATTCAGGTTCAATCATCCTGATCAAG TACgtgaacgaagagagaaaaattcacCCGCTGAGACACCCGGCAATGGTGAAACCGTTGATTGGAACTTCGcacaaattgaattattagaGAAACAAGGTATTGATCTCAAATtggaaatggaaaagagatTATTAGTACTAGAGGAACaatttcgaaaggaaaaagaagaggctGATCAGTTCTTTGAAGAACAACGTAAG AGTTACGAAGCACGAATAGATGCCTTGCAGAAGCAGGTAGAAGAACAAAGTATGACTATGTCAATGTATAGCAGTTACACGCCAGAGGACTTTAATAATACCGAAGAAGATATATTCG TCAACCCCTTGTTTGACGCAGAGAGCAACTGGACCGAGAGAGATTTCCAATTGGCCGCTTGGGCCTTCCGCAAATGGAAGTATCATCAATTTACCAGTCTACGGGATGACCTATGGGGCAATGCGATATTCCTCAAGGAAGCCAATGCCATTTCGGTTGAACTtaagaaaaag GTTCAGTTCCAATTTACGCTATTAACAGATACCCTTTATTCTCCGTTACCTGTTGATCTTTTACCAATTGCTACCGATggtgaagaggaagaagaaagaccaTTCCCTCGTACAATCGTTGCCGTTGAAGTTCAGGATACAAAGAATGGCGCCACGCATTATTGGACCTTAGAAAAATTAAG GCTTAGGTTAGAACTAATGCGCGAAATGTATCATAATGAGGCTGAACTTTCACCTACGTCGCCagattttaatatcgaaactATTACGGGTGGTGACCCGTTTTACGATCGTTTCCCCTGGTTCCGCATGGTTGGAAG ATCATTCGTATATCTAAGCAATTTGATGTATCCCGTACCACTTATTCACAAAGTGGCTATAGTCAATGAGAAGGGAGATGTCAAAGGTTATTTAAGAGTAGCCGTACAAGGTGTTGTTG gAGAAGAAAATAGCGAATATTCGAGCGGTGTTAGACAATCGGCAcatatttctttcgaagatGATTTATTCGGTGGACATAAACATAACAAACGAAATACACTTTTGGCTCAAACTTTGGAAAAGAATCGTCAAATATTGATGAATGACGATCGCGTAATAGGTCATAACGAATTACACAAGGATTTGAAAGATGAGGATGATATATGTGACGCTGATAGCGGAAGAGGTGATAGTTCAGTTTCAAGTGAtatgaaggaagaagatcTACCGGATCATTTACAACTCGGTGCTGAATTTACATTCAGAGTTACGGTGTTACAAGCAATGGGTATTTCGACCGAGTATGCCGATATTTTCTGTCAATTCAA TTTCTTACACCGACATGACGAAGCATTTTCAACGGAACCGGCAAAGAATACAACCAAAGGAAATCCACCTGGATTTTATCATGTACaaaat ATTACAGTGACGGTCACGAAATCTTTCTTGGAATATCTTAAATCACAACCGATTGTATTTGAGATCTTTGGACATTATCAGCAACATCCGTTACACAAGGATGCTAAACTAGAATA CGTACGACAACCACCAAAAAGGATGTTACCACCTTCAATACCAATTAGTCAACCTGTACGTTCACCAAAGTTTGGTAGCGTTTTACCATCACCAAGTACTTCACACGTTCATGCAAAATATGATGTACTCGTATGGTTTGAAATTTGCGAATTAGCACCAAACGGTGAATATGTTCCATCGGTTGTTGATCATAGCGATGATTTACCTTGCCGTGGATTATTCCTACTTCATCAAGGGATTCAACGTCGTATTCGTATTACGATTGTACACGAGCCTGCTTCTGAATTACGATGGAAAGACGTAAGAGAACTCGTTGTAGGTCGTATTAGGAATACACCAGAACCGGAAGAAGAGGATAACGACTCCTCCGTACTTTCATTGGGATTATTCCCAGGTGAATATCTTGAAGTTCCAGGTGACGACAGATGTATGTTCAGATTCGAGGCAGCCTGGGACAGTTCTTTGCACAATTCGGCCTTGCTTAACAGGGTCACGTCTTACGGTGAACAAATATTCATGACTATCTCCGCATACCTTGAG TTGGAGAATTGTGGTAGACCAGcaattattacaaaagatTTGAGCATGATTATTTATGGCAGAGATGCCAGGGTCGGGCCAAGATCATTAAAACATCTGTTCAGTGGAAGTTATCGAAATCAAGAAGCAAATCGACTTAGCGGCGTCTATGAATTGGTGCTGCGACGTTCATCGGAAGCAGGTAGCCCAG GCGTACAAAGGCGACAACGTCGTGTATTAGACACGAGTTCTACGTACGTCAGGGGTGAAGAAAATCTTCATGGTTGGAGACCACGAGGAGATAGTTTGATTTTCGATCATCAATGGGAACTTGAGAAATTAACGAGATTGGAAGAGGTTGAAAGGGTCAGACATACTTTACTTTTGAGAGAGAAACTTGGCATCGATAAAATGCCTATGTGTAATAAACCATTACATGATTTCACAAAAAGCGAAAAG GAGGTTTGTAATATGGTAGCCAAAGCTACAAACGAATCACATGCTAGCCCAGTCAAACTCAAACGTTCAACCAGCAAAGACGTTTATGAACCTTGGGAAATGACtgacagggagagagaattggcaactaaatatattaaacttatCCAAGGTAGAATTCCAAGCAAAGAACCGATTTTATTGTCCGACGTTTCACCGGGTGAAGATACGATAGGTGATATGTCGGCATCCATGCTATCATCGGTTTTGTCCTCGTCGTCACAAGA ACTGAGTTCACCCGAAAGAGCCAAATTGCAAGAGCTTCAAGAAAGCATATTAGCTAGCGAGACAATTGGTCAATCATGTACAGCACCTGCTCCGATGGGATCGTCTTCACCTTCGAAGGAAAATCTAGTGTTGTATGTACCAGAAGTCGAGGAGATACGTATCAGTCCTGTCATTGCCAGGAAAGGATATTTGAATGTCTTAGAACACAAGACTAATGGATGGAAGAAACGTTGGGTT GCAGTACGTCGACCGTACGTTTTGATCTTCCGAGAGGAAAAAGATCCCGTAGAAAGAGCTCTGATTAATTTAGCAACTGCTCAAGTAGAATACTCCGAAGATCAATTAGCTATGGTGAAAGTACCAAACACATTCAG tGTCGTGACAAAACACCGTGGTTATCTTCTTCAGACTTTAGGTGACAAGGAAGTATACGATTGGTTGTACGCTATCAATCCACTTCTAGCCGGTCAGATAAG ATCAAAATTGGCACGCAAAGGCCCGGTTACTAGATCCTTAAACAATGTTTCACCAACCGGTGTTACTTCGGCGTCGGAACAACAATCGAATCAAACCAAGTGA
- the LOC124948338 gene encoding kinesin-like protein unc-104 isoform X3, translating to MSSVKVAVRVRPFNNREISREAQCIIEMSGSTTSIVNPKAPAGSKDAIKSFNYDYSYFSMDPSDSNYSSQIMVYKDIGEEMLEHAFEGYNVCIFAYGQTGAGKSYTMMGKQEEGQEGIIPQICKDLFRKISRNSSEQLKYSVEVSYMEIYCERVRDLLNPKNKGNLRVREHPLLGPYVEDLSKLAVMSYQDIHDLIDEGNKARTVAATNMNETSSRSHAVFTIFFTQQRQDSTTGLATEKVSKISLVDLAGSERADSTGAKGTRLKEGANINKSLTTLGKVISALAEIAATKKKKKADFIPYRDSVLTWLLRENLGGNSKTAMIAAVSPADINYDETLSTLRYADRAKQIVCKAVVNEDANAKLIRELKEEIQKLRELLKQEGIDVQEGPDGKVTYEKKEHRDEIIRTNKREDDYKESRSRIPSHTTSTIAEEAVDQLQASEKLIAELNETWEEKLKRTESIRLQREAVFAEMGVAVKEDGVTVGVFSPKKTPHLVNLNEDPLMSECLIYYIKDGFTRIGSAEANIPQDIQLCGPHILSEHCVFENHEGVITLMPKKDALIYVNGREITEPIVLKTGSRVILGKNHVFRFNHPDQVRERREKNSPAETPGNGETVDWNFAQIELLEKQGIDLKLEMEKRLLVLEEQFRKEKEEADQFFEEQRKSYEARIDALQKQVEEQSMTMSMYSSYTPEDFNNTEEDIFESNWTERDFQLAAWAFRKWKYHQFTSLRDDLWGNAIFLKEANAISVELKKKVQFQFTLLTDTLYSPLPVDLLPIATDGEEEEERPFPRTIVAVEVQDTKNGATHYWTLEKLRLRLELMREMYHNEAELSPTSPDFNIETITGGDPFYDRFPWFRMVGRSFVYLSNLMYPVPLIHKVAIVNEKGDVKGYLRVAVQGVVGEENSEYSSGVRQSAHISFEDDLFGGHKHNKRNTLLAQTLEKNRQILMNDDRVIGHNELHKDLKDEDDICDADSGRGDSSVSSDMKEEDLPDHLQLGAEFTFRVTVLQAMGISTEYADIFCQFNFLHRHDEAFSTEPAKNTTKGNPPGFYHVQNITVTVTKSFLEYLKSQPIVFEIFGHYQQHPLHKDAKLEYVRQPPKRMLPPSIPISQPVRSPKFGSVLPSPSTSHVHAKYDVLVWFEICELAPNGEYVPSVVDHSDDLPCRGLFLLHQGIQRRIRITIVHEPASELRWKDVRELVVGRIRNTPEPEEEDNDSSVLSLGLFPGEYLEVPGDDRCMFRFEAAWDSSLHNSALLNRVTSYGEQIFMTISAYLELENCGRPAIITKDLSMIIYGRDARVGPRSLKHLFSGSYRNQEANRLSGVYELVLRRSSEAGSPGVQRRQRRVLDTSSTYVRGEENLHGWRPRGDSLIFDHQWELEKLTRLEEVERVRHTLLLREKLGIDKMPMCNKPLHDFTKSEKEVCNMVAKATNESHASPVKLKRSTSKDVYEPWEMTDRERELATKYIKLIQGRIPSKEPILLSDVSPGEDTIGDMSASMLSSVLSSSSQELSSPERAKLQELQESILASETIGQSCTAPAPMGSSSPSKENLVLYVPEVEEIRISPVIARKGYLNVLEHKTNGWKKRWVAVRRPYVLIFREEKDPVERALINLATAQVEYSEDQLAMVKVPNTFSVVTKHRGYLLQTLGDKEVYDWLYAINPLLAGQIRSKLARKGPVTRSLNNVSPTGVTSASEQQSNQTK from the exons atgtCGTCGGTGAAAGTAGCGGTGAGGGTTCGACCCTTTAACAATCGTGAAATTTCACGAGAAGCACAATGCATCATTGAAATGTCAGGAAGTACTACTT CAATAGTAAATCCAAAAGCACCTGCAGGCAGTAAGGATGCAATAAAAAGCTTCAATTATGATTATTCGTACTTTTCCATGGAC CCAAGCGATTCTAATTATTCTTCGCAAATTATGGTCTATAAGGACATAGGCGAGGAAATGTTAGAACATGCATTTGAag GCTACAATGTTTGTATATTTGCTTATGGACAGACCGGTGCTGGAAAGTCTTATACAATGATGGGAAAACAGGAGGAGGGTCAAGAGGGTATTATACCTCAAATTTGTAAGGATTTATTCCGTAAGATCAGTCGAAACTCGTCcgaacaattaaaatattcggtTGAGGTAAGCTACATGGAGATTTATTGTGAGAGGGTTAGGGATTTGTTAAATCCAAAGAACAAAGGAAATTTACGTGTACGAGAGCATCCTCTTCTTGGACCATACGTCGAGGATCTTTCAAAATTAGCAGTGATGTCATATCAAGACATTCACGATCTCATAGACGAAGGAAATAAAGCTAG AACGGTCGCAGCCACAAACATGAACGAGACATCCAGCAGATCGCACGCGGtctttacaattttcttcaCACAACAAAGACAAGATTCAACGACCGGATTAGCGACAGAGAAAGTTAGTAAAATATCACTTGTCGATCTGGCAGGTTCTGAAAGGGCCGATTCAACTGGTGCAAAGGGTACAAGATTGAAGGAAGgtgcaaatataaataagagtCTTACTACACTCGGAAAAGTTATCAGCGCATTGGCCGAGATC GCG gctacaaagaaaaaaaagaaggcagATTTCATCCCCTACAGAGACTCAGTTCTAACATGGTTATTACGTGAAAATCTTGGTGGTAATTCGAAGACCGCAATGATAGCAGCAGTTAGTCCAGCCGACATCAATTACGATGAAACTTTATCGACATTGag ATACGCGGATCGGGCGAAACAAATCGTTTGCAAAGCCGTGGTCAACGAGGATGCGAACGCTAAACTCATTCGAGAGCTCAAAGAAGAAATACAGAAATTACGTGAACTACTCAAACAAGAAGGGATCGACGTACAAGAAG GGCCAGATGGCAAAGTCacttatgaaaagaaagagcatA GGGATGAGATCattcgaacgaataaacgCGAGGACGATTACAAAGAATCACGTTCAAGAATTCCCTCACACACAACTTCGACTATTGCCGAAGAAGCGGTTGATCAGTTGCAAGCATCAGAAAAATTAATAGCCG aattaaatgaaacgtgggaagaaaaattgaagagaACGGAATCGATTAGACTCCAACGCGAAGCTGTTTTCGCTGAGATGGGTGTAGCAGTTAAAGAGGATGGCGTTACAGTTGGTGTATTTTCCCCGAAGAAGACACCACACTTGGTTAATCTAAACGAGGATCCATTGATGTCCGAgtgtcttatttattatataaaggaTGGTTTCACGCGTATCGGTAGCGCCGAAGCTAATATACCACAGGATATACAACTTTGCGGTCCTCATATATTGAGCGAGCATTGCGTATTTGAAAATCACGAGGGTGTAATTACTCTGATGCCTAAGAAGGATGCATTGATTTATGTAAATGGTCGTGAAATAACCGAACCGATCGTACTTAAAACTGGATCGCGCGTTATCCTTGGGAAAAATCATGTATTCAGGTTCAATCATCCTGATCAAG TACgtgaacgaagagagaaaaattcacCCGCTGAGACACCCGGCAATGGTGAAACCGTTGATTGGAACTTCGcacaaattgaattattagaGAAACAAGGTATTGATCTCAAATtggaaatggaaaagagatTATTAGTACTAGAGGAACaatttcgaaaggaaaaagaagaggctGATCAGTTCTTTGAAGAACAACGTAAG AGTTACGAAGCACGAATAGATGCCTTGCAGAAGCAGGTAGAAGAACAAAGTATGACTATGTCAATGTATAGCAGTTACACGCCAGAGGACTTTAATAATACCGAAGAAGATATATTCG AGAGCAACTGGACCGAGAGAGATTTCCAATTGGCCGCTTGGGCCTTCCGCAAATGGAAGTATCATCAATTTACCAGTCTACGGGATGACCTATGGGGCAATGCGATATTCCTCAAGGAAGCCAATGCCATTTCGGTTGAACTtaagaaaaag GTTCAGTTCCAATTTACGCTATTAACAGATACCCTTTATTCTCCGTTACCTGTTGATCTTTTACCAATTGCTACCGATggtgaagaggaagaagaaagaccaTTCCCTCGTACAATCGTTGCCGTTGAAGTTCAGGATACAAAGAATGGCGCCACGCATTATTGGACCTTAGAAAAATTAAG GCTTAGGTTAGAACTAATGCGCGAAATGTATCATAATGAGGCTGAACTTTCACCTACGTCGCCagattttaatatcgaaactATTACGGGTGGTGACCCGTTTTACGATCGTTTCCCCTGGTTCCGCATGGTTGGAAG ATCATTCGTATATCTAAGCAATTTGATGTATCCCGTACCACTTATTCACAAAGTGGCTATAGTCAATGAGAAGGGAGATGTCAAAGGTTATTTAAGAGTAGCCGTACAAGGTGTTGTTG gAGAAGAAAATAGCGAATATTCGAGCGGTGTTAGACAATCGGCAcatatttctttcgaagatGATTTATTCGGTGGACATAAACATAACAAACGAAATACACTTTTGGCTCAAACTTTGGAAAAGAATCGTCAAATATTGATGAATGACGATCGCGTAATAGGTCATAACGAATTACACAAGGATTTGAAAGATGAGGATGATATATGTGACGCTGATAGCGGAAGAGGTGATAGTTCAGTTTCAAGTGAtatgaaggaagaagatcTACCGGATCATTTACAACTCGGTGCTGAATTTACATTCAGAGTTACGGTGTTACAAGCAATGGGTATTTCGACCGAGTATGCCGATATTTTCTGTCAATTCAA TTTCTTACACCGACATGACGAAGCATTTTCAACGGAACCGGCAAAGAATACAACCAAAGGAAATCCACCTGGATTTTATCATGTACaaaat ATTACAGTGACGGTCACGAAATCTTTCTTGGAATATCTTAAATCACAACCGATTGTATTTGAGATCTTTGGACATTATCAGCAACATCCGTTACACAAGGATGCTAAACTAGAATA CGTACGACAACCACCAAAAAGGATGTTACCACCTTCAATACCAATTAGTCAACCTGTACGTTCACCAAAGTTTGGTAGCGTTTTACCATCACCAAGTACTTCACACGTTCATGCAAAATATGATGTACTCGTATGGTTTGAAATTTGCGAATTAGCACCAAACGGTGAATATGTTCCATCGGTTGTTGATCATAGCGATGATTTACCTTGCCGTGGATTATTCCTACTTCATCAAGGGATTCAACGTCGTATTCGTATTACGATTGTACACGAGCCTGCTTCTGAATTACGATGGAAAGACGTAAGAGAACTCGTTGTAGGTCGTATTAGGAATACACCAGAACCGGAAGAAGAGGATAACGACTCCTCCGTACTTTCATTGGGATTATTCCCAGGTGAATATCTTGAAGTTCCAGGTGACGACAGATGTATGTTCAGATTCGAGGCAGCCTGGGACAGTTCTTTGCACAATTCGGCCTTGCTTAACAGGGTCACGTCTTACGGTGAACAAATATTCATGACTATCTCCGCATACCTTGAG TTGGAGAATTGTGGTAGACCAGcaattattacaaaagatTTGAGCATGATTATTTATGGCAGAGATGCCAGGGTCGGGCCAAGATCATTAAAACATCTGTTCAGTGGAAGTTATCGAAATCAAGAAGCAAATCGACTTAGCGGCGTCTATGAATTGGTGCTGCGACGTTCATCGGAAGCAGGTAGCCCAG GCGTACAAAGGCGACAACGTCGTGTATTAGACACGAGTTCTACGTACGTCAGGGGTGAAGAAAATCTTCATGGTTGGAGACCACGAGGAGATAGTTTGATTTTCGATCATCAATGGGAACTTGAGAAATTAACGAGATTGGAAGAGGTTGAAAGGGTCAGACATACTTTACTTTTGAGAGAGAAACTTGGCATCGATAAAATGCCTATGTGTAATAAACCATTACATGATTTCACAAAAAGCGAAAAG GAGGTTTGTAATATGGTAGCCAAAGCTACAAACGAATCACATGCTAGCCCAGTCAAACTCAAACGTTCAACCAGCAAAGACGTTTATGAACCTTGGGAAATGACtgacagggagagagaattggcaactaaatatattaaacttatCCAAGGTAGAATTCCAAGCAAAGAACCGATTTTATTGTCCGACGTTTCACCGGGTGAAGATACGATAGGTGATATGTCGGCATCCATGCTATCATCGGTTTTGTCCTCGTCGTCACAAGA ACTGAGTTCACCCGAAAGAGCCAAATTGCAAGAGCTTCAAGAAAGCATATTAGCTAGCGAGACAATTGGTCAATCATGTACAGCACCTGCTCCGATGGGATCGTCTTCACCTTCGAAGGAAAATCTAGTGTTGTATGTACCAGAAGTCGAGGAGATACGTATCAGTCCTGTCATTGCCAGGAAAGGATATTTGAATGTCTTAGAACACAAGACTAATGGATGGAAGAAACGTTGGGTT GCAGTACGTCGACCGTACGTTTTGATCTTCCGAGAGGAAAAAGATCCCGTAGAAAGAGCTCTGATTAATTTAGCAACTGCTCAAGTAGAATACTCCGAAGATCAATTAGCTATGGTGAAAGTACCAAACACATTCAG tGTCGTGACAAAACACCGTGGTTATCTTCTTCAGACTTTAGGTGACAAGGAAGTATACGATTGGTTGTACGCTATCAATCCACTTCTAGCCGGTCAGATAAG ATCAAAATTGGCACGCAAAGGCCCGGTTACTAGATCCTTAAACAATGTTTCACCAACCGGTGTTACTTCGGCGTCGGAACAACAATCGAATCAAACCAAGTGA